A single Klebsiella variicola DNA region contains:
- the tssB gene encoding type VI secretion system contractile sheath small subunit, protein MADTFQNEVPKARINLKLSLHTGGAQKKVELPLKLLTIGDFSHGKENRPLSEREKIHVNKNSFNSVLSEFSPEVNLSVPNTLAGNGEEENVRLRFTDIKDFEPEQIARKIPQLRAILATRNLLRDLKSNLLDNATFRKELETILKDPPLSQELRGEMSALAPK, encoded by the coding sequence ATGGCTGATACGTTCCAGAACGAAGTGCCCAAAGCGCGTATTAATCTCAAATTATCACTTCATACCGGCGGAGCGCAAAAGAAGGTTGAACTACCACTCAAGCTGCTTACCATCGGCGATTTTAGTCATGGGAAGGAGAACCGGCCTTTATCGGAAAGAGAAAAAATCCACGTCAATAAAAATAGTTTTAACAGCGTACTTTCGGAATTTAGCCCGGAAGTAAACCTCTCGGTGCCAAATACGCTGGCCGGCAATGGTGAAGAGGAGAACGTCAGACTGCGTTTTACCGATATCAAAGATTTTGAACCGGAGCAGATTGCCCGGAAAATTCCGCAGCTCCGCGCCATCCTGGCGACGCGTAACTTATTACGCGATCTCAAATCCAATCTGCTCGATAACGCCACTTTCAGAAAAGAGCTCGAGACAATCCTGAAAGATCCGCCGCTGTCCCAGGAATTACGCGGCGAAATGAGTGCGCTTGCCCCGAAATAA
- a CDS encoding peptide ABC transporter substrate-binding protein, which yields MKYPVALTCGALWLASVSSLAWAADVPPGTVLAEKQLLVRHIKDEPASLDPAKAVGLPEIQVIRDLFEGLVNQDAKGNLVPGVATRWQSNDNRVWTFTLRDDARWSDGTPVTAEDFVYSWQRLVDPKTTSPFAWFAALAGIANAQNIIDGKAAPETLGVTAVDAHTLRVQLDKPLPWFSNLTASFAFYPVQKANVDSGANWTRPGSLVGNGAYVLKDRVVNEKLVVVPNTHYWDNAKTVIQQVTFVPINQESAATKRYLAGDIDITESFPKNMYQKLLKDIPGQVYTPPQLGTYYYAFNTQKGPTADERVRLALSMTIDRRVMAEKVLGTGEKPAWRFTPDVTAGFTPQPSQFESMSQAELNAQAKALLAAAGYGPNRPLKLTLLYNTSENHQKIAIAVASMWKKNLGVEVKLQNQEWKTYIDSRNTGNFDVIRASWVGDYNEPSTFLSLLTSTHSGNISRFNDPAYDKILAQAAVENSAKARNDDYNAAEKIIMVKAPIAPIYQYTNGRLIKPWLKGYPITNPEDVAYSRTMYIVKH from the coding sequence ATGAAGTATCCTGTCGCTTTGACATGCGGCGCGCTGTGGTTAGCCAGCGTATCTTCTTTAGCCTGGGCGGCGGACGTACCGCCGGGCACGGTACTGGCGGAAAAACAGCTGTTAGTACGCCATATCAAAGATGAACCCGCCTCGTTAGATCCCGCCAAAGCGGTGGGCCTGCCGGAAATCCAGGTGATCCGCGATCTGTTTGAAGGTTTAGTCAATCAGGATGCGAAAGGCAACCTGGTTCCAGGCGTGGCGACCCGCTGGCAGAGCAACGATAACCGCGTCTGGACCTTTACCCTGCGCGATGACGCGCGCTGGTCCGACGGCACGCCGGTTACCGCCGAGGATTTCGTCTATAGCTGGCAGCGTCTGGTGGATCCGAAAACCACTTCGCCGTTCGCCTGGTTCGCGGCGCTGGCGGGGATCGCCAACGCGCAGAACATTATCGACGGCAAAGCCGCGCCGGAGACCCTGGGGGTTACCGCCGTCGATGCCCACACTCTGCGGGTGCAGCTGGATAAACCACTGCCGTGGTTCAGCAACCTGACCGCCAGCTTTGCCTTCTACCCGGTACAGAAGGCGAATGTCGACAGCGGCGCGAACTGGACGCGGCCCGGCAGCCTGGTGGGCAACGGCGCCTATGTTCTGAAAGATCGCGTGGTCAATGAAAAGCTGGTGGTGGTGCCGAACACGCACTACTGGGATAACGCCAAAACGGTGATCCAGCAGGTCACCTTTGTGCCGATCAACCAGGAGTCCGCCGCCACCAAGCGCTATCTCGCTGGCGATATCGATATCACCGAATCTTTCCCGAAAAATATGTATCAGAAGCTACTGAAGGATATTCCGGGGCAGGTATATACCCCGCCGCAGCTGGGTACCTACTATTACGCTTTCAATACCCAAAAGGGGCCGACGGCGGACGAGCGGGTGCGACTGGCGCTGAGCATGACCATCGATCGCCGGGTGATGGCGGAGAAAGTACTGGGAACCGGGGAAAAACCGGCCTGGCGTTTCACGCCGGACGTGACGGCGGGCTTCACCCCCCAGCCGTCGCAGTTTGAGAGTATGAGTCAGGCCGAACTTAATGCCCAGGCGAAAGCCCTGCTGGCTGCCGCCGGCTATGGCCCGAATCGTCCGCTGAAGCTGACGCTGCTGTATAACACCTCTGAGAATCACCAGAAGATTGCCATCGCGGTGGCGTCGATGTGGAAGAAAAACCTCGGCGTGGAAGTGAAGTTGCAAAACCAGGAGTGGAAAACCTATATCGACAGCCGTAACACCGGCAATTTCGACGTGATCCGCGCTTCGTGGGTAGGGGACTACAACGAGCCGTCCACCTTCCTGTCGCTGCTGACCTCCACCCACAGCGGAAATATCTCGCGCTTTAACGATCCGGCGTACGACAAAATCCTCGCCCAGGCGGCGGTGGAGAATTCGGCCAAAGCGCGTAACGACGATTACAACGCGGCGGAGAAGATCATTATGGTCAAAGCGCCGATTGCGCCGATCTACCAGTACACTAACGGCCGGCTGATTAAGCCGTGGCTGAAAGGCTACCCGATCACCAACCCGGAAGATGTGGCCTACAGTCGTACCATGTATATCGTGAAGCACTAA
- the mpaA gene encoding murein tripeptide amidase MpaA, whose protein sequence is MSISRPRPQRGDFPPGTRQYGSSELGAPLLWFPAPQADSRSGLIIAGTHGDENSSIVTLSCALRTLKPELRRHHVVLTVNPDGCQLGLRANARGVDLNRNFPAANWKQGETVYRWNSAAEERDVVLLTGEQPGSERETQALCQLIHQIHPAWVVSFHDPLACIEDPGHSPLGHWLADAFSLPLVGSVGYDTPGSFGSWCADIGLPCITAEFPPVSADEATERYLPAMTDLLRWQA, encoded by the coding sequence ATGTCTATTTCACGCCCTCGCCCCCAGCGCGGCGACTTTCCGCCGGGAACCCGGCAGTACGGCAGCTCGGAACTGGGCGCGCCGCTGCTGTGGTTTCCTGCGCCGCAGGCCGACAGCCGTAGCGGCCTGATTATTGCCGGCACCCACGGTGATGAAAATTCGTCGATTGTGACCCTCTCCTGCGCCCTGCGCACTCTGAAACCCGAGCTGCGCCGTCACCACGTGGTGCTAACGGTCAACCCTGACGGCTGTCAGCTCGGGCTGCGTGCCAATGCCCGCGGCGTTGACCTCAACCGTAACTTTCCGGCCGCTAACTGGAAACAAGGGGAAACGGTTTATCGCTGGAACAGCGCGGCAGAGGAGCGCGACGTGGTGCTGTTGACCGGCGAGCAGCCGGGTTCGGAGCGGGAGACCCAGGCCCTGTGTCAGTTGATCCACCAGATCCATCCGGCGTGGGTGGTCTCCTTTCACGATCCGCTGGCCTGTATCGAAGACCCGGGCCACAGCCCGCTGGGGCACTGGCTGGCCGACGCCTTCTCCCTGCCGCTGGTGGGCAGCGTGGGCTACGACACGCCGGGCTCCTTTGGCAGCTGGTGCGCGGATATCGGGCTCCCCTGCATCACCGCCGAGTTCCCACCGGTCTCCGCCGACGAGGCAACGGAGCGTTACCTGCCGGCGATGACCGATCTGCTGCGCTGGCAGGCTTAA
- the ycjG gene encoding L-Ala-D/L-Glu epimerase: MRNVRVYEEAWPLHTPFVIARGSRSEAKVVVVELEEDGVKGVGECTPYPRYGESIASVMAQVMAIGEQLEAGLTREQLQRLLPAGAARNAVDCALWDLQARREGKTLSQLLGVALPNRVITAQTVVIGTADQMAASAAALWQAGAQLLKVKLDDRLISERLIAIRQAAPEATLIVDANESWHSEGLAARCQLLADLGVAMLEQPLPADDDSALENFVHPLPICADESCHTRESLPRLRGRYEMVNIKLDKTGGLTEALALAGEAERQGYARMLGCMLCTSRGIAAALPLAPMARFADLDGPTWLAVDVEPALRFSTGVLHL; this comes from the coding sequence ATGCGCAACGTGCGAGTGTATGAGGAAGCCTGGCCGCTACATACCCCTTTTGTGATCGCCCGCGGCAGCCGCAGCGAGGCAAAAGTGGTGGTGGTGGAACTGGAGGAGGACGGTGTGAAAGGGGTGGGCGAATGCACACCTTATCCCCGCTATGGCGAGAGCATCGCTTCGGTCATGGCCCAGGTAATGGCGATCGGCGAGCAGCTGGAAGCGGGCCTCACCCGCGAACAGCTGCAGCGGCTGCTGCCGGCAGGCGCCGCGCGCAATGCCGTTGACTGCGCGCTGTGGGATCTGCAGGCGCGGCGCGAAGGCAAAACCTTGTCCCAGTTGCTGGGCGTGGCGTTGCCCAACCGGGTGATCACCGCCCAAACGGTGGTCATTGGTACGGCGGATCAGATGGCGGCCAGCGCCGCGGCGCTGTGGCAGGCAGGGGCTCAGCTGTTGAAAGTGAAGCTCGACGATCGACTGATCAGCGAGCGGCTAATCGCTATCCGCCAGGCGGCGCCGGAGGCTACGCTGATTGTCGACGCCAATGAATCCTGGCACAGCGAGGGGCTGGCGGCGCGCTGTCAGCTGCTGGCGGACCTCGGTGTGGCGATGCTTGAGCAGCCGCTCCCCGCCGATGACGACTCGGCGCTGGAAAACTTCGTTCATCCGCTGCCGATTTGCGCCGACGAGAGCTGCCATACCCGGGAGAGCCTGCCGCGGCTGCGCGGGCGCTATGAGATGGTCAATATCAAACTGGATAAAACGGGCGGTCTGACCGAAGCGCTGGCTCTGGCCGGGGAGGCGGAACGGCAGGGGTATGCGCGGATGCTGGGCTGTATGCTCTGCACCTCGCGCGGGATCGCCGCCGCACTCCCCCTGGCGCCGATGGCGCGCTTCGCTGACCTCGACGGCCCGACATGGCTGGCGGTGGACGTTGAGCCGGCGCTGCGGTTCAGCACCGGCGTGCTTCATCTTTAA
- the tpx gene encoding thiol peroxidase, producing MSQTVHFQGNPVSVQGTIPQAGAKAQPFTLVAKDLSDVALSQYAGKRKVLNIFPSIDTGVCAASVRKFNQLAAELDNTVVLCISADLPFAQSRFCGAEGLSNVVTLSTLRGASFLADYGVAIAAGPLAGLAARAVVVIDENDQVVYSQLVNEITEEPDYDAALAALKA from the coding sequence ATGTCACAAACCGTGCATTTCCAGGGCAACCCCGTTTCTGTTCAGGGCACCATTCCGCAGGCAGGCGCTAAAGCGCAGCCGTTTACGCTGGTCGCCAAAGATCTCTCTGACGTCGCGCTGAGCCAGTACGCCGGCAAACGTAAAGTACTAAATATTTTCCCGAGCATTGATACCGGCGTGTGTGCCGCATCAGTGCGTAAATTCAACCAGCTGGCCGCTGAACTGGACAACACCGTGGTGCTGTGCATTTCCGCTGATCTGCCGTTCGCCCAGTCCCGCTTCTGCGGCGCGGAAGGCCTGAGCAACGTGGTGACCCTTTCCACGCTGCGCGGCGCGTCGTTCCTCGCTGACTACGGCGTCGCCATCGCTGCCGGTCCGCTGGCTGGCCTGGCCGCTCGCGCCGTGGTCGTTATCGATGAAAACGATCAGGTCGTCTACAGCCAGCTGGTGAATGAAATCACCGAAGAGCCGGACTACGACGCCGCGCTGGCCGCCCTGAAAGCCTGA
- a CDS encoding AbrB family transcriptional regulator, translated as MASRRAIGHWLTLLLLSVLFSSLLLRLHLPAALLLGPLIAGLILSLRGVKLSIPRPCYLAAQAIVGCMIARAINPSVFGVLFNNWALVLAILLTTLAISGLTGWLLVRYSALPGATGAWGSSPGGASAMVVMAQEYGADVRLVALMQYLRVLFVVGAAALVVRYALGNEAQEMTQDIVWFPSLTLNFPFTLLLTALACWLGMRLRIPSGAMLLPMLLGALVQGSGWMMLELPEWLLAMAYAVLGWTVGLQFNKAIFLLALKTLPQIIASILGLILMCALMALALTHILQMDFMTAYLATSPGGLDTVAIIAAGTRADMSFIMALQTLRLFTILLTGPAMARAISRYAPRQ; from the coding sequence TTGGCGTCGCGTCGCGCGATCGGGCACTGGCTGACATTGCTGCTGCTCTCTGTTCTCTTTTCCTCGCTGCTGTTACGCCTTCATTTGCCGGCAGCGCTACTGCTGGGGCCGCTGATCGCCGGTCTCATTTTGAGCCTGCGCGGGGTGAAGCTGAGCATCCCTCGTCCCTGTTATCTGGCGGCGCAGGCCATCGTCGGCTGCATGATCGCCCGGGCGATTAATCCCTCTGTTTTTGGCGTGCTGTTCAACAACTGGGCGCTGGTGCTGGCGATCCTGTTGACCACCCTGGCGATTAGCGGCCTCACCGGCTGGTTGCTGGTTCGCTACAGCGCGCTGCCGGGCGCCACCGGCGCCTGGGGAAGCTCTCCCGGCGGCGCGTCGGCAATGGTGGTGATGGCCCAGGAGTACGGGGCCGATGTGCGGCTGGTGGCGCTGATGCAGTATCTGCGGGTGCTGTTTGTCGTCGGCGCGGCGGCGCTGGTGGTGCGCTATGCGTTGGGCAATGAAGCGCAGGAAATGACTCAGGATATTGTCTGGTTTCCATCGTTGACCCTGAATTTCCCTTTCACGCTGCTGCTGACGGCGCTAGCCTGTTGGCTGGGCATGCGGCTGCGCATCCCCTCCGGGGCCATGCTGTTGCCGATGCTGCTCGGCGCGCTGGTCCAGGGCAGCGGCTGGATGATGCTGGAGCTGCCGGAGTGGCTGCTGGCGATGGCCTATGCGGTGCTGGGCTGGACGGTGGGGCTGCAGTTTAATAAAGCCATTTTTCTGCTGGCGCTGAAGACGCTGCCGCAGATTATCGCCTCTATTCTTGGGCTGATCCTGATGTGCGCCCTGATGGCCCTTGCCCTGACCCACATTCTGCAGATGGACTTTATGACCGCCTATCTGGCCACCAGCCCTGGCGGCCTGGACACGGTGGCGATTATCGCCGCCGGCACCCGGGCGGATATGTCGTTCATTATGGCGCTACAGACGTTGCGGCTGTTTACCATTTTACTGACCGGCCCGGCGATGGCGCGGGCTATCTCCCGCTATGCGCCACGGCAATAA
- the tyrR gene encoding transcriptional regulator TyrR, with the protein MRLEVFCEDRLGLTRELLDLLVLRGIDLRGIDIDPIGRIYLNFAELEFATFSSLMAEIRRIAGVTDVRTVPWMPSEREHLALSALLVAMPEPVLSLDTKGRVELANPASCLLFGQSQAKLRNHPVAQLIADFNVQRWLESSPQETHAEHVVVNGQNYLLEVTPVYLEGEHNERVLTGAVAMLRSTVRMGRQLQTMTSQDTSAFSQILAVGPKMRHVVEQARKLAMLSAPLLIVGDTGTGKDLLAHACHLASPRAGKPYLALNCGSIPEDAVESELFGDALQGKKGFFEQANGGSVLLDEIGEMSPRMQTKLLRFLNDGTFRRVGEDHEVHVDVRVICATQKNLVELVQKGLFREDLYYRLNVLTLYLPPLRDCPQDIMPLTELFVARFADEQGVPRPKLSADLSTVLTRYSWPGNVRQLKNAVYRALTQLEGFELRPQDILLPDHDVASLPVGEEAMEGSLDDITRRFERSVLTQLYRSYPSTRKLAKRLGVSHTAIANKLREYGLSQKKGDE; encoded by the coding sequence ATGCGTCTTGAAGTCTTTTGTGAAGACCGTCTCGGTCTGACTCGTGAATTGCTCGATTTGCTGGTGCTGCGCGGCATTGATCTACGTGGTATCGATATTGACCCTATAGGCCGAATTTACCTCAATTTTGCCGAACTGGAGTTCGCCACGTTCAGCAGCCTGATGGCAGAGATCCGCCGTATCGCCGGCGTGACAGACGTGCGCACCGTGCCGTGGATGCCGTCTGAGCGTGAACACCTGGCGCTCAGCGCGCTGCTGGTGGCGATGCCGGAGCCGGTGCTGTCGCTGGATACCAAAGGCAGGGTGGAACTGGCCAACCCCGCCAGCTGCCTGCTGTTTGGCCAAAGCCAGGCGAAGCTGCGCAACCATCCGGTGGCCCAGTTGATCGCCGATTTTAACGTTCAGCGCTGGCTGGAGAGCAGCCCGCAGGAGACGCATGCGGAGCATGTGGTGGTGAATGGACAGAACTATCTGCTGGAAGTGACCCCGGTCTATCTGGAAGGGGAGCATAACGAACGGGTGCTGACCGGCGCCGTAGCGATGCTGCGCTCAACCGTGCGCATGGGACGCCAGCTGCAGACCATGACCAGCCAGGACACTAGCGCCTTCAGCCAGATCCTCGCGGTGGGGCCGAAAATGCGCCACGTGGTGGAGCAAGCGCGCAAGCTGGCGATGCTCAGCGCGCCGCTGCTGATTGTCGGCGACACAGGTACCGGCAAAGATCTGCTGGCCCATGCCTGCCATCTGGCCAGCCCGCGGGCGGGCAAACCTTATCTGGCGCTCAACTGCGGCTCCATTCCCGAGGACGCGGTCGAGAGCGAGCTGTTTGGCGACGCGCTGCAGGGTAAGAAGGGCTTCTTCGAGCAGGCCAACGGCGGCTCGGTGCTGCTGGATGAAATTGGCGAGATGTCGCCGCGAATGCAGACTAAGCTGCTGCGCTTCCTCAACGACGGCACCTTCCGCCGAGTTGGCGAGGATCATGAAGTGCACGTCGATGTGCGGGTGATCTGCGCGACGCAGAAAAACCTGGTCGAACTGGTGCAGAAAGGGCTGTTCCGCGAAGATCTCTACTATCGCCTCAACGTCCTGACGCTGTATCTGCCGCCGCTGCGCGACTGCCCGCAGGACATTATGCCGCTGACGGAGCTGTTCGTGGCCCGCTTTGCTGATGAGCAGGGCGTCCCGCGGCCGAAGCTCTCCGCCGATCTCAGTACGGTGCTCACCCGCTACAGCTGGCCCGGCAACGTTCGCCAGTTGAAGAATGCTGTCTATCGCGCGCTGACCCAACTGGAGGGATTTGAGCTGCGTCCACAGGACATTCTGCTGCCGGACCATGACGTCGCGTCGCTGCCGGTGGGCGAGGAGGCCATGGAAGGGTCGCTGGACGACATCACCCGGCGCTTTGAGCGCTCGGTGCTGACCCAGCTCTATCGCAGCTACCCCAGCACCCGTAAGCTGGCGAAGCGGCTGGGGGTGTCGCATACCGCCATCGCCAATAAACTGCGTGAATATGGTCTGAGTCAGAAAAAGGGCGACGAATAA
- a CDS encoding YcjF family protein produces the protein MSEPLKPRIDFDGPLQAEKIPPLKSARAFDRLEADNFAPARLVTGEEEEGAAEAVVESVLRPKRSLWRRMVSAGLAIFGVSVVAQGVQWTANAWQTQDWIALGGCVAGALIVGAGVGSVATEWRRLWRLRQRAHERDEARDMLHSHAVGKAKAFCEKLAQQAGLDQSHPALQRWYAAIHETQSDREVVSLYAQLVQPVLDAQARREISRSAAESTLMIAVSPLALVDMAFIAWRNLRLINRIATLYGIELGYYSRLRLFRLVLLNIAFAGASELVREVGMDWMSQDLAARLSARAAQGIGAGLLTARLGIKAMELCRPLPWIADDKPRLGDFRRELIGQLKETLQKSKTSPEK, from the coding sequence ATGAGCGAACCGTTAAAACCGCGGATTGATTTTGATGGTCCGCTGCAAGCGGAAAAAATTCCGCCGCTGAAAAGCGCGCGCGCCTTTGACCGCCTTGAGGCGGACAACTTCGCGCCAGCGCGGCTGGTGACCGGCGAAGAGGAAGAGGGAGCGGCGGAAGCGGTGGTGGAGTCGGTCCTGCGACCCAAACGCAGCCTGTGGCGGCGGATGGTCAGCGCCGGACTGGCGATCTTCGGCGTCAGCGTCGTGGCGCAAGGCGTGCAGTGGACGGCTAACGCCTGGCAGACCCAGGACTGGATTGCGCTGGGCGGCTGCGTCGCCGGGGCGCTGATCGTCGGGGCCGGCGTCGGATCGGTGGCCACCGAGTGGCGCCGTCTGTGGCGACTGCGCCAGCGCGCCCACGAACGCGATGAAGCGCGCGATATGCTGCACAGTCACGCGGTCGGTAAAGCGAAAGCCTTTTGTGAAAAGCTGGCGCAGCAGGCGGGTCTGGATCAGTCGCATCCGGCGCTGCAGCGCTGGTATGCCGCGATCCACGAAACGCAAAGCGACCGGGAAGTGGTGAGCCTTTATGCGCAGCTGGTGCAGCCGGTGCTGGATGCCCAGGCGCGGCGGGAAATCAGCCGTTCTGCGGCGGAGTCGACGCTGATGATTGCCGTCAGCCCGCTGGCGCTGGTGGATATGGCGTTTATCGCCTGGCGTAACCTGCGGCTGATCAACCGAATTGCCACGTTGTACGGCATTGAGCTCGGGTATTACAGTCGTCTGCGACTGTTTCGCCTGGTGTTGCTGAATATCGCTTTCGCTGGCGCCAGCGAACTGGTGCGCGAGGTGGGGATGGACTGGATGTCGCAGGATCTGGCGGCCCGGCTGTCGGCGCGCGCCGCACAGGGCATCGGTGCCGGACTGCTGACCGCCCGCCTCGGGATCAAGGCGATGGAGCTGTGCCGCCCGCTACCGTGGATTGCCGATGATAAACCGCGGCTCGGCGATTTTCGTCGCGAGCTGATTGGGCAGCTGAAAGAGACCCTGCAGAAAAGCAAAACCAGTCCGGAGAAGTAA
- a CDS encoding YcjX family protein, whose protein sequence is MKRLKTELNALVNRGVDRHLRLAVTGLSRSGKTAFITALVNQLLNIHTGARLPLLSAAREERLLGVKRVPQRDFGIPRFTYDEGLAQLFGQPPMWPTPTRGVSEIRLALRYRSNDSLLRHFKDTSTLYLEIVDYPGEWLLDLPMLAQDYLSWSRQMTGLLQGQRAEWSARWRQLCAGLDPLAPADEARLADIAAAWTDYLHACKREGLHFIQPGRFVLPGEMAGAPALQFFPWPDVDAIGEAKLAQADKHSNAGMLRERYKYYCERVVKGFYKEHFLRFDRQIVLVDCLQPLNSGPQAFNDMRLALTQLMQSFHYGQRTLFRRLFSPVIDKLLFAATKADHVTVDQHSNMVSLLQQLIQDAWQNAAFEGISMDCLGLASIQATQSGLIEVNGEKIPALRGDRLSDGQPLTIYPGEVPARLPGQAFWQQQGFQFENFRPQVMDVDRPLPHIRLDAALEFLIGDKLR, encoded by the coding sequence ATGAAGCGACTGAAAACTGAATTGAATGCGCTGGTCAACCGCGGGGTTGACCGGCATTTACGTCTGGCGGTGACCGGCCTGAGCCGGAGCGGTAAAACGGCGTTTATCACCGCGCTGGTCAATCAACTATTAAATATCCACACGGGCGCCCGCCTGCCCCTGCTGAGCGCCGCACGCGAAGAGCGGCTGCTCGGCGTCAAGCGCGTGCCGCAGCGGGACTTTGGCATTCCCCGATTCACCTACGACGAAGGGCTGGCCCAGCTGTTCGGCCAGCCCCCCATGTGGCCAACCCCGACGCGCGGGGTGAGCGAGATCCGTCTCGCGCTGCGCTACCGTTCGAATGACTCCCTGCTGCGCCATTTTAAAGATACCTCCACGCTGTATCTGGAGATCGTCGACTATCCGGGCGAGTGGCTGCTCGACCTGCCGATGCTGGCACAGGATTATCTGAGCTGGTCACGACAGATGACCGGGCTCCTGCAGGGACAGCGTGCGGAGTGGTCGGCCCGCTGGCGGCAGTTGTGCGCCGGGCTGGATCCGCTGGCCCCTGCCGATGAGGCCCGTCTGGCAGATATCGCCGCTGCCTGGACGGACTATCTGCACGCCTGTAAGCGCGAAGGGTTGCACTTTATCCAGCCCGGGCGCTTTGTCCTGCCCGGTGAAATGGCGGGCGCGCCGGCGCTGCAGTTTTTCCCGTGGCCCGACGTCGACGCCATCGGCGAAGCCAAGCTGGCGCAGGCCGATAAACACAGCAACGCCGGCATGCTGCGCGAACGCTACAAATACTATTGCGAAAGGGTGGTGAAGGGGTTCTACAAAGAGCACTTCCTGCGCTTCGACCGGCAGATTGTGCTGGTGGACTGTCTGCAGCCGCTCAACAGCGGGCCGCAGGCCTTTAACGATATGCGTCTGGCATTGACCCAGCTGATGCAAAGTTTCCATTACGGGCAGCGCACCTTGTTTCGCCGGTTGTTTTCGCCGGTTATCGACAAGCTGCTGTTTGCCGCCACCAAAGCTGACCACGTCACGGTCGATCAGCACAGCAATATGGTGTCGCTCCTGCAGCAGTTGATTCAGGACGCGTGGCAGAACGCCGCCTTTGAGGGGATCAGTATGGATTGCCTGGGGCTGGCGTCCATTCAGGCGACCCAGAGCGGGCTGATTGAGGTGAATGGCGAGAAAATTCCCGCCCTGCGCGGCGATCGGCTGAGCGACGGCCAGCCGTTGACCATCTATCCCGGCGAGGTGCCGGCGCGTCTGCCGGGCCAGGCCTTCTGGCAGCAGCAGGGATTTCAGTTTGAAAACTTTCGTCCGCAGGTCATGGATGTCGATCGGCCTTTGCCGCACATTCGCCTCGACGCGGCGCTGGAATTTTTGATTGGAGATAAACTGCGATGA
- the pspD gene encoding phage shock protein PspD, protein MNSKWQRAGQQVKPGLKIVGKLALLTALRYGPAGVAGWAVKSVARRPLKMLLAVALEPLLSRLANRVTRGMK, encoded by the coding sequence ATGAATAGCAAATGGCAACGCGCCGGGCAGCAGGTGAAGCCCGGTCTGAAAATCGTCGGTAAGCTGGCGCTGCTGACCGCGCTGCGTTACGGCCCGGCGGGCGTTGCCGGCTGGGCGGTTAAATCGGTCGCGCGTCGGCCGCTGAAAATGCTGCTGGCGGTGGCGCTGGAGCCGCTGCTCAGCCGGCTGGCCAACCGCGTCACGCGCGGGATGAAATAA
- the pspC gene encoding envelope stress response membrane protein PspC, whose product MAGLDLNKKLWRIPQRGMVKGVCAGIAQHLDVPVKLVRLITVLAMIFGLFFFVLVAYIILTFALDPMPDSELYGHKAPSNGDLLAAVDAELASGEQRLREMERYVTSDTFTLRSRFRQL is encoded by the coding sequence ATGGCCGGACTGGATCTGAATAAAAAACTGTGGCGTATCCCGCAGCGCGGGATGGTGAAGGGCGTTTGCGCGGGCATTGCTCAGCATCTTGATGTCCCGGTGAAGCTGGTGCGTCTGATTACCGTGCTGGCGATGATTTTCGGCCTCTTTTTCTTTGTCCTGGTGGCCTACATCATTTTGACTTTTGCTCTGGATCCGATGCCGGACAGTGAACTGTACGGTCACAAGGCGCCGAGCAATGGCGATCTGCTGGCCGCCGTGGATGCCGAACTGGCCTCCGGTGAACAGCGCCTGCGTGAAATGGAGCGGTATGTGACCTCCGACACCTTTACGCTGCGCAGCCGCTTTCGCCAGCTGTAA
- the pspB gene encoding envelope stress response membrane protein PspB, with amino-acid sequence MSMLFLAIPLTLFVLFVLPVWLWLHYNNRGANGSLTQNEQQRLLQLTDDAKRMRERIQALEAILDAEHPNWRDK; translated from the coding sequence ATGAGCATGCTTTTTCTCGCCATTCCGCTGACGCTGTTTGTGCTGTTTGTTCTGCCGGTCTGGCTGTGGCTGCACTACAACAATCGCGGCGCCAACGGCAGTCTGACGCAAAATGAGCAGCAACGGCTGCTGCAGTTGACCGATGACGCGAAGCGGATGCGCGAACGTATTCAGGCGCTGGAAGCGATCCTGGATGCTGAACATCCGAACTGGAGAGACAAATAA